The following are encoded in a window of Phytoactinopolyspora mesophila genomic DNA:
- a CDS encoding RNA-binding protein — MLAQALEHLVTGIVEHPDDVSVRSRQQRRGRLLEVHVHPDDLGKVIGRGGRTATAFRTVIAALANDRVRIDFVDVDE; from the coding sequence ATGCTTGCTCAGGCACTCGAGCATCTCGTCACAGGAATCGTCGAGCATCCAGATGACGTGTCGGTGCGTTCTCGGCAGCAGCGGCGCGGCCGTCTGCTGGAGGTGCACGTTCACCCGGATGATCTCGGCAAGGTGATCGGACGTGGTGGCCGGACCGCTACTGCGTTCCGCACTGTCATTGCGGCGTTGGCGAACGACCGCGTGCGGATCGACTTCGTCGACGTGGACGAGTGA
- the rpsP gene encoding 30S ribosomal protein S16, with protein sequence MAVKIKLKRMGKIRSPHYRIIVADSRTRRDGRAIEEIGLYNPKLQPSLIKVDSERAQYWLGVGAQPTEPVMAILKVTGDWQKFKGLPGAEGSLQLPEPKADKRAAFDAALAEVHGEPKGEATTPKKKTAKKAAKPKDEKPADKADDAKADDTAAEKPAKKAAKDEKPAAEAKDEKPAAEAKDEKPAAEAKDDTASAEAAAAEPKAE encoded by the coding sequence GTGGCTGTCAAGATCAAGCTCAAGCGGATGGGAAAGATCCGCTCCCCGCATTACCGCATCATCGTCGCCGATTCCCGTACCCGGCGCGACGGCCGGGCCATTGAGGAAATCGGCCTGTACAACCCGAAGCTCCAGCCGAGCCTCATCAAGGTTGACTCCGAGCGGGCCCAGTACTGGCTCGGCGTCGGTGCTCAGCCCACAGAGCCGGTCATGGCCATTCTGAAGGTGACTGGAGACTGGCAGAAGTTCAAGGGCCTGCCTGGCGCCGAGGGCTCGCTCCAGCTTCCGGAGCCCAAGGCCGACAAGCGCGCCGCGTTCGACGCCGCGCTGGCCGAGGTCCACGGCGAGCCGAAGGGCGAGGCCACCACGCCGAAGAAGAAGACGGCGAAGAAGGCGGCCAAGCCGAAGGACGAGAAGCCTGCCGACAAGGCCGACGACGCCAAGGCTGACGACACCGCGGCGGAGAAGCCGGCCAAGAAGGCAGCCAAGGACGAGAAGCCTGCCGCCGAGGCCAAGGACGAGAAACCTGCCGCTGAGGCCAAGGACGAGAAGCCTGCCGCTGAGGCCAAGGACGACACCGCGTCGGCCGAAGCCGCGGCTGCCGAGCCCAAGGCGGAATGA
- a CDS encoding MFS transporter yields the protein MARLSVPRRRNASSAPPAEGAAASTSPVPGTVAVDDSAVAPAPAESRPPLGRGFLHLWAASGISNLGDGILLIGGPLLAVTVTRSPFLVSLVTAAIWLPWLLFALHAGAVADRYDRRRIMMVASWSRATGLLLAVVFTAIGELNLPVLYAAVLLVGIAEVFSDTSAQSMLPMIVPKSRLGDANGRLIAAQTVANNFLGAPLAGVLVGVAAASVFGAAGLCYALAGLLLLRIRGRHRVESVSTQTMRADIGAGLRYLWAHSLLRNLATSAGLINFGSNAYMAVFVLWVVGDESEIGLTPAGYGIVASVLGLGAVLGSLVVERVTRKFGASQTLIGALLLMSCLLLAPVVAPSVAVLVPAAVGIGACGAATNVIVVSMRQRLVPEELLGRVNASYRMIGMGGIPAGAVGGGVLGSAAGLPVVFFSAVGLCVVAVGLVAYRVSPRALAAAELRAAQRETARAEARERNVTQPGHESHDA from the coding sequence ATGGCGCGGCTCAGCGTGCCCCGCCGCCGGAACGCCAGTTCTGCGCCACCGGCCGAGGGTGCCGCTGCCAGCACCTCGCCGGTGCCCGGCACCGTCGCAGTTGATGACTCCGCGGTCGCACCCGCGCCGGCCGAGTCTCGTCCGCCTCTGGGGCGTGGATTCCTCCATCTGTGGGCCGCATCAGGGATCTCCAATCTGGGTGATGGCATCCTGCTGATCGGCGGGCCGTTGCTGGCTGTCACGGTGACACGGTCGCCGTTCCTGGTCTCGCTCGTCACCGCCGCCATCTGGCTGCCGTGGCTGTTGTTCGCCCTGCATGCCGGGGCGGTCGCCGACCGGTATGACCGGCGCCGGATCATGATGGTCGCCAGCTGGAGCCGGGCGACAGGGCTGCTGCTCGCCGTCGTCTTCACGGCGATAGGCGAGCTGAATCTTCCCGTCCTCTACGCGGCGGTACTGCTGGTCGGCATCGCCGAGGTGTTCTCAGACACGTCGGCGCAGTCGATGCTGCCGATGATCGTGCCCAAGAGCCGTCTCGGAGACGCGAACGGGCGCCTGATCGCGGCGCAGACGGTCGCGAACAACTTCCTGGGCGCTCCGTTGGCTGGTGTGCTGGTCGGGGTCGCGGCCGCCAGTGTGTTCGGCGCCGCGGGGCTCTGTTACGCGCTGGCCGGCCTATTGCTGCTGCGCATCCGCGGCCGGCATCGCGTCGAGTCGGTCTCGACGCAGACGATGCGCGCGGACATCGGCGCCGGCCTGCGGTATCTCTGGGCGCACAGTCTGCTGCGAAACCTGGCCACGTCCGCCGGTCTGATCAACTTCGGCAGCAACGCCTACATGGCGGTGTTCGTCCTGTGGGTTGTCGGCGACGAATCCGAGATCGGCCTCACACCCGCCGGGTACGGCATCGTCGCCAGTGTGCTCGGCCTGGGCGCCGTGCTCGGGTCGCTCGTGGTCGAGAGAGTAACGAGGAAATTCGGCGCTTCGCAGACGCTGATCGGCGCCCTGCTGCTCATGTCTTGCCTGTTGCTGGCGCCGGTTGTGGCGCCCAGCGTCGCTGTTCTAGTGCCGGCGGCCGTCGGGATCGGCGCATGCGGTGCGGCCACCAACGTCATCGTCGTCTCGATGCGCCAGCGGCTGGTGCCCGAAGAACTCTTGGGCCGGGTCAATGCGTCGTACCGGATGATCGGTATGGGAGGTATTCCCGCTGGCGCCGTGGGTGGCGGTGTGCTCGGGAGCGCAGCTGGCCTGCCGGTGGTGTTCTTCAGCGCCGTCGGGCTGTGTGTGGTCGCCGTCGGCCTGGTCGCCTATCGGGTCTCGCCTCGTGCGCTGGCCGCCGCGGAGCTGCGGGCGGCGCAGCGCGAAACAGCCAGGGCTGAAGCCCGGGAACGCAACGTCACCCAGCCCGGCCATGAAAGCCACGACGCATGA
- a CDS encoding ArsR/SmtB family transcription factor, with translation MSRHEEPRITDPQRLRALAHPLRAELLDVLRIEGQATATRCAELTGESVASCSFHLRMLAKYGYIEPAEQQGREKPWRLAIHSFTATADFEDQASIYALREVATLAIDQAAQRVREWLARGPEEPLEWIQASTISTSVFWATAEELAEVSQALSELTDRFKARNADPSLRPAGARVARLLGAITVDPERPDSSHGDHGDQGASS, from the coding sequence ATGTCCAGACACGAGGAACCCCGCATCACCGATCCGCAGCGGCTGCGCGCGCTGGCGCACCCGCTGCGTGCAGAGCTGTTGGACGTGCTCCGGATCGAGGGCCAGGCGACCGCCACCCGCTGTGCGGAGCTGACCGGGGAGAGCGTGGCCAGTTGCTCGTTTCACCTGCGGATGCTGGCCAAGTACGGGTACATCGAGCCGGCGGAACAGCAGGGACGGGAGAAGCCGTGGCGGCTGGCCATTCACTCGTTCACGGCTACGGCCGACTTCGAGGACCAAGCTTCGATCTACGCGTTGCGAGAGGTCGCGACGCTGGCGATCGACCAAGCCGCGCAGCGGGTACGCGAATGGCTCGCTCGCGGACCGGAAGAGCCCTTGGAGTGGATTCAGGCGTCGACCATCTCCACGTCGGTGTTCTGGGCTACGGCTGAGGAACTGGCTGAGGTGAGCCAGGCGCTGAGTGAACTCACCGACCGGTTCAAAGCCCGCAACGCGGACCCGTCGCTGCGTCCAGCCGGAGCGAGGGTGGCCCGCCTGCTCGGTGCCATCACCGTGGATCCGGAGCGTCCGGACAGCAGCCACGGAGATCACGGTGACCAAGGGGCGTCGTCGTGA
- a CDS encoding amidohydrolase family protein, with protein sequence MTALHLRGVVLPEAEHRELWVRDGKVTYEPVPGAETVATGWILPGLVDLHCHVGLDANGRVPDDVAEQQALTDRDTGTLLIRDAGSPADTRWIDERDDLPRIIRAGRHIARTKRYTRNFGWEIEPEELVAYVEQEARRGDGWVKIVGDWIDREKGDLGPCWPREALDAAIARAHELGARVTAHVFGEDALPDLLGAGIDGIEHGTGLSDDHIALMAERGVSMVPTLVNIANFPVFADQGAAKFPAYAAHMRQLHERRYENVRNAYDAGVPVFAGTDAGGVLPHGLIAEEVIELAAAGIPAADAVAAASWRARSYLLGGSGLLEEGSAADICVYAQDPRVDPRTLLDPGRIILRGRVIR encoded by the coding sequence ATGACTGCGCTGCACCTGCGGGGCGTCGTCCTCCCCGAGGCCGAACACCGTGAACTGTGGGTGCGCGACGGCAAAGTGACGTACGAGCCGGTGCCCGGGGCGGAGACCGTGGCCACCGGCTGGATCCTGCCCGGACTGGTCGACCTGCACTGCCATGTCGGCCTGGATGCCAACGGCCGGGTGCCCGACGACGTCGCCGAGCAGCAGGCGCTCACCGATCGCGACACCGGAACCCTGCTCATTCGCGACGCGGGATCACCGGCCGACACTCGCTGGATCGATGAGCGTGACGACCTGCCGCGTATCATCCGCGCGGGTCGGCACATCGCGCGGACGAAGCGTTATACCCGCAATTTCGGCTGGGAGATCGAGCCGGAAGAGCTCGTTGCCTACGTCGAGCAGGAAGCGCGCCGTGGTGACGGCTGGGTGAAGATCGTCGGCGACTGGATCGATCGGGAGAAGGGTGATCTCGGACCGTGCTGGCCGCGGGAGGCCCTCGACGCGGCGATCGCCCGGGCTCATGAGCTGGGGGCACGGGTAACCGCGCATGTCTTCGGTGAGGACGCGTTGCCCGACCTGCTCGGTGCGGGCATCGACGGTATCGAACACGGCACCGGGCTGTCCGACGACCACATCGCGCTGATGGCCGAGCGTGGGGTCTCGATGGTCCCCACCCTGGTCAACATAGCCAACTTCCCGGTCTTCGCCGACCAGGGCGCCGCGAAGTTCCCGGCGTACGCCGCACACATGCGTCAGCTGCACGAGCGCCGGTATGAGAACGTCCGCAATGCGTACGACGCGGGCGTACCGGTATTCGCCGGGACCGACGCCGGCGGAGTTCTCCCGCACGGGCTGATCGCCGAAGAGGTGATCGAGCTGGCCGCCGCGGGTATCCCGGCGGCCGATGCCGTGGCGGCCGCGTCCTGGCGGGCCCGGTCCTACCTCCTGGGCGGAAGTGGTCTGCTGGAGGAAGGGTCCGCGGCGGATATTTGTGTGTACGCCCAGGACCCACGGGTAGATCCTCGAACGCTGCTGGATCCAGGGCGGATCATCCTGCGCGGCCGCGTCATCCGCTGA
- the ffh gene encoding signal recognition particle protein, whose translation MFATLTDRLTTTFKTLRGKGKLSEADIDATAREIRIALLEADVALPVVKEFIAAVKERARGAEVSEALNPAQQVIKIVNEELVQILGGETRRLRFAKQPPSVIMLAGLQGAGKTTLAGKLALWLKGQGKNPLLVAADLQRPNAVNQLQVVGEQAGVAVWAPEPGNGAGDPVAVARTGVEQARSKLYDVVVVDTAGRLGVDEEMMRQAADIRDAVKPDETLFVVDAMIGQDAVNTANAFLDGVGFDGVVLTKLDGDARGGAALSVASVTGRPVMFASAGEKLADFDVFHPERMASRILDLGDMLTLIEQAEKAFDASQAEKIARKLSDKGGKNFTFDDFLDQMQAVKKMGSLKSLLGMLPGAGQMREALDSFDDSELDRVQAIIYSMTPAERENPKIINGSRRARIARGSGTQVSEVNQLVERFFMARDMMSQAAQGKMGGLPGMGGMPGMPGAGGLGGVSKKSKGRQAKQSKKDKKRGARSGNPAKRAAQLAAAEEKRGQGGEPGQVPSAFGGGSAGTGKDDVTDFELPDDIADFLNRR comes from the coding sequence GTGTTCGCCACTCTTACCGATCGTCTGACCACGACGTTCAAGACCCTGCGCGGAAAAGGCAAGCTATCCGAAGCTGACATCGACGCCACCGCTCGCGAGATCCGCATCGCGCTGCTGGAGGCCGACGTCGCGCTGCCGGTGGTGAAGGAGTTCATCGCCGCGGTCAAGGAACGTGCCCGCGGCGCTGAGGTGTCTGAGGCGCTCAACCCTGCCCAGCAGGTCATCAAGATCGTCAACGAGGAGCTCGTTCAGATCCTCGGCGGAGAGACCCGTCGGCTGCGCTTTGCCAAACAGCCGCCCTCGGTCATCATGCTGGCCGGCCTGCAGGGTGCCGGTAAGACGACGCTGGCGGGCAAGCTCGCCCTGTGGCTCAAAGGCCAGGGCAAGAACCCGTTGCTGGTGGCCGCCGACCTTCAGCGGCCCAATGCCGTCAACCAGCTGCAGGTGGTGGGTGAACAGGCCGGTGTCGCGGTGTGGGCGCCGGAGCCGGGCAACGGCGCGGGCGATCCGGTTGCGGTGGCACGCACCGGTGTCGAGCAAGCCCGCAGCAAGCTCTACGACGTGGTCGTCGTCGACACCGCGGGACGGCTGGGCGTCGACGAAGAGATGATGCGGCAGGCCGCCGACATCCGCGATGCGGTCAAGCCGGACGAGACCCTGTTCGTCGTCGACGCGATGATCGGCCAGGACGCGGTCAACACCGCCAACGCATTCCTCGACGGTGTCGGGTTCGACGGGGTCGTGCTGACCAAACTCGACGGCGACGCCCGTGGTGGTGCCGCGTTGTCGGTCGCCTCGGTCACCGGCCGGCCGGTGATGTTCGCGTCGGCGGGTGAGAAGCTGGCCGATTTCGACGTCTTCCACCCGGAGCGGATGGCCTCGCGCATCCTCGACCTGGGTGACATGCTCACTCTGATCGAGCAGGCCGAGAAGGCCTTCGACGCCTCTCAAGCGGAGAAGATCGCCCGGAAGCTCTCCGACAAGGGCGGCAAGAACTTCACGTTCGACGACTTCCTGGACCAGATGCAGGCGGTCAAGAAGATGGGCTCGCTGAAGAGCCTGCTCGGCATGTTGCCCGGAGCCGGGCAGATGCGCGAGGCTCTGGACAGCTTCGACGACAGCGAGCTCGACCGCGTCCAGGCGATCATCTATTCGATGACCCCCGCGGAGCGCGAGAACCCCAAGATCATCAACGGTTCCCGCCGCGCTCGCATTGCCCGTGGTTCCGGAACTCAGGTCAGCGAGGTCAACCAGCTGGTCGAGCGGTTCTTCATGGCGCGCGACATGATGAGCCAGGCGGCGCAAGGCAAGATGGGCGGGCTTCCTGGCATGGGCGGCATGCCGGGGATGCCAGGCGCCGGCGGGCTCGGCGGTGTGAGCAAGAAGTCCAAGGGCCGTCAGGCGAAGCAGTCCAAGAAAGACAAGAAACGCGGCGCGCGCTCGGGCAATCCCGCCAAACGCGCGGCTCAGCTTGCCGCGGCCGAAGAGAAGCGGGGCCAGGGCGGCGAACCCGGCCAGGTCCCATCCGCGTTCGGCGGCGGCTCGGCAGGCACCGGCAAGGACGACGTCACCGATTTCGAGCTTCCCGACGACATCGCCGACTTCCTCAACCGCCGCTGA
- a CDS encoding enoyl-CoA hydratase-related protein: MKVEDFTDVRYEVHDGGVAVITIDRPDRYNAFRGRTVDELISAFKTAWASREVAVIVLTGAGEKAFCAGGDVKERAETGGYGETEWGTFEIERLHRMIRDVPKPVIAAVNGVAVGGGHVLHVLCDLSIAAEHARFGQSGPRVGSFDAGFGTAYLARVVGEKRARQIWFLLDLYDADTAERWGLVNEVVPADQLLETALAWGRKMAGYSPTALRFVKHSFNADTDHQSGLSHLAFDGLELFTTSEEGMEGARAFAEKRDPDFGRFR, translated from the coding sequence ATGAAGGTCGAGGATTTCACCGACGTCCGGTACGAGGTGCACGACGGCGGCGTCGCGGTCATCACCATCGACCGGCCGGATCGTTACAACGCGTTCCGTGGCCGCACGGTCGACGAGCTGATCAGCGCATTCAAGACGGCCTGGGCGAGCCGCGAGGTCGCCGTGATCGTGCTGACCGGCGCGGGCGAGAAGGCGTTCTGCGCCGGTGGTGACGTGAAAGAACGGGCGGAGACCGGCGGCTACGGTGAGACGGAGTGGGGAACGTTCGAGATCGAGCGGCTGCACCGCATGATCCGCGACGTGCCCAAGCCGGTGATCGCGGCGGTGAACGGCGTGGCCGTAGGCGGCGGGCACGTGCTGCACGTGTTGTGTGACCTGTCTATAGCTGCCGAGCACGCCCGGTTCGGCCAGTCCGGACCTCGTGTGGGTTCGTTCGACGCGGGGTTCGGCACGGCCTACCTGGCTCGCGTCGTGGGGGAGAAGCGTGCTCGGCAGATCTGGTTCCTGCTGGATCTCTACGATGCTGACACCGCCGAGCGATGGGGTCTGGTCAACGAGGTGGTGCCGGCCGATCAATTGTTGGAGACGGCCCTCGCGTGGGGGCGGAAGATGGCCGGCTACTCACCTACGGCGCTGCGCTTCGTGAAGCACTCGTTCAATGCCGACACCGATCACCAGAGCGGGCTTTCGCACCTCGCTTTCGACGGGCTCGAACTCTTCACAACCAGCGAAGAGGGCATGGAAGGCGCGCGGGCATTCGCCGAGAAACGAGACCCTGACTTCGGCCGGTTCCGCTGA
- a CDS encoding thiolase family protein, with protein sequence MDDTTMDRRALILDAVRTPFGRLRGGLSAIRVDDLAALPLAELVRRRPELDPAEIADVVYGDTNGAGEDNRDVARMAVLLAGLPASVPGVTVNRLCASGGEAVVQVARAIRAGDMDLAVAGGVEGMSRAPYVLPKPDDALPRSMELHQTTVGWRLVNPAFPDTWTRPLGEAAERVATGLGIGRREMDDWALRSHTLAHQAWEKGLHQDYVHAVSVPDGSVVERDESIRPGSTAESLAALKPAFTAAGTVTAGNSSPVNDGAIAILMGTPSAATRLRVEPVGEVLASSAVGVEPDRWSLAPVPAIERALGRAGIAYDDVAVWEINEAFAAMVLSVLHEEPRIDRDRVNPNGGAIAIGHPLGASMPRVIVDCVRELRRRGGGIGVAAACIGVGQGLAAVVRV encoded by the coding sequence ATGGATGACACGACCATGGACCGACGCGCCCTGATTCTCGACGCCGTCCGGACACCGTTCGGACGGCTGCGTGGCGGGCTGTCCGCCATTCGGGTGGACGACCTCGCCGCCCTGCCGCTGGCCGAGCTGGTTCGCCGTCGACCCGAGCTGGATCCGGCCGAGATCGCCGACGTCGTTTACGGCGACACCAACGGTGCCGGGGAGGACAACCGCGACGTTGCCCGCATGGCTGTGCTGCTGGCGGGGCTACCGGCGAGCGTGCCGGGCGTCACGGTGAACCGGCTCTGCGCCTCCGGCGGGGAAGCCGTGGTCCAGGTCGCCCGGGCCATCCGAGCCGGCGATATGGACCTCGCCGTGGCCGGCGGCGTCGAGGGGATGAGCCGGGCACCCTACGTGCTGCCCAAGCCCGACGACGCGCTGCCCCGGTCGATGGAGCTGCACCAGACCACGGTCGGATGGCGGCTGGTCAACCCCGCATTCCCGGACACCTGGACGCGGCCGCTGGGTGAGGCCGCCGAGCGGGTCGCTACGGGGCTTGGCATCGGCCGCCGTGAGATGGACGACTGGGCACTGCGCAGCCACACGCTCGCGCACCAAGCCTGGGAGAAAGGCCTGCACCAGGATTACGTCCATGCGGTGAGCGTCCCGGACGGCAGCGTCGTCGAACGCGACGAGTCGATCCGGCCGGGGAGCACTGCCGAGTCTCTTGCCGCGCTCAAACCGGCGTTCACGGCGGCCGGCACGGTCACAGCCGGGAACTCGTCGCCGGTGAACGACGGCGCCATCGCCATCCTCATGGGCACACCGTCGGCGGCGACACGGCTGCGTGTCGAGCCGGTGGGGGAGGTGCTGGCGTCGTCGGCCGTGGGCGTCGAGCCGGACCGCTGGAGCCTCGCGCCGGTCCCGGCCATCGAACGCGCGCTGGGCCGCGCCGGGATCGCCTACGACGACGTCGCGGTCTGGGAGATCAACGAAGCGTTCGCCGCCATGGTGCTGTCGGTTCTGCACGAGGAACCGCGAATCGATCGGGACCGCGTCAACCCGAACGGCGGCGCCATCGCCATCGGGCATCCCCTGGGCGCGTCCATGCCTCGAGTGATCGTCGACTGCGTGCGTGAGCTGCGACGTCGCGGCGGCGGGATCGGCGTCGCCGCCGCGTGTATCGGCGTCGGCCAGGGCCTCGCCGCCGTCGTGCGAGTGTGA
- a CDS encoding SDR family NAD(P)-dependent oxidoreductase, with protein sequence MGEARVCLITGGGRGIGAAIAHRLAAEGHRIALTARSAGQLDKVAATLPAETCTVPADLTAPGAVDDVFTAVERRWGPVEILIANAGAGTSAPIPRITDAEWQSMLDLNLTVPFQCVRRALPAMTAAGWGRIVAVASVAAKRGEPYIAAYTAAKHGLLGLVRAAAAETASTGVTVNAVCPAYVDTPMTDSSVDAIAATTGRSPDDARATLERKQPIGRLITPEEVAGTVALCVQNGAITGQGINVDGGAVQS encoded by the coding sequence ATGGGAGAAGCTCGGGTCTGTCTGATCACTGGAGGCGGCCGCGGCATTGGCGCCGCGATCGCCCACCGGCTGGCCGCCGAAGGCCACCGTATCGCCCTGACCGCCCGCTCCGCCGGTCAATTGGACAAGGTCGCAGCCACCTTGCCTGCAGAGACGTGCACCGTTCCGGCCGATCTGACCGCCCCCGGAGCCGTCGACGACGTGTTCACGGCCGTCGAGCGACGGTGGGGACCGGTCGAGATCCTGATCGCCAACGCCGGCGCGGGCACATCCGCCCCGATCCCCCGGATCACCGATGCCGAATGGCAATCGATGCTCGATCTCAACCTCACCGTGCCGTTCCAGTGTGTGCGCCGGGCACTACCCGCGATGACGGCGGCCGGGTGGGGCAGGATCGTCGCCGTCGCCTCCGTCGCCGCCAAACGCGGCGAGCCGTACATCGCCGCCTACACCGCCGCCAAGCACGGCTTGCTCGGCCTGGTGCGCGCCGCCGCGGCGGAGACCGCCAGCACCGGCGTCACGGTCAACGCGGTCTGCCCCGCGTATGTCGACACGCCTATGACGGATTCCTCCGTCGACGCCATCGCCGCGACCACAGGCCGCAGTCCGGACGATGCCCGCGCCACCCTGGAGCGCAAGCAACCCATCGGGCGGCTGATCACGCCCGAGGAGGTCGCCGGCACCGTGGCGCTGTGCGTGCAGAACGGCGCCATCACCGGCCAGGGGATCAACGTCGACGGCGGAGCGGTGCAATCATGA
- a CDS encoding RidA family protein, whose amino-acid sequence MSHEIIQPAELARPSGFSHAVVSTGGRTVWLAGQTALDADGHIVAPGDVVAQFDRALSNLLIALEAAGGRADHLVTMTTYIVDMEDYRAHARELGAVWRRLIGTHYPAMAGIGVSRLWDADALVEVSGVAVVP is encoded by the coding sequence ATGAGCCATGAGATCATCCAGCCGGCCGAACTGGCTCGCCCGTCCGGCTTCAGCCATGCGGTGGTCAGCACGGGCGGGCGTACGGTGTGGCTGGCCGGACAGACCGCCCTGGATGCCGACGGGCACATCGTCGCTCCTGGTGACGTCGTCGCCCAGTTCGATCGCGCGCTGAGCAACCTGCTCATCGCCCTCGAGGCCGCCGGCGGGCGGGCCGACCATCTGGTCACCATGACGACGTACATCGTCGACATGGAGGACTACCGTGCCCATGCCCGCGAGCTGGGTGCGGTGTGGCGGCGCCTGATCGGCACCCATTACCCGGCCATGGCCGGCATCGGCGTAAGCCGGCTGTGGGACGCGGATGCGCTCGTGGAGGTCTCCGGCGTCGCCGTCGTCCCATGA
- a CDS encoding PaaX family transcriptional regulator: MHEDSIALSAADLDDARDARPAQPRSLIVTIYGSYARDVGGWLSVATLIRLMAALGVDEPAVRSSISRLKRRGVLAAERLDGAAGYALSDEGRAILSEGDRRIFGRRTAHADDGWVLAVFSVPESQRAHRHTLRSRLAWLGFGTVAPGVWIAPGHLADEARDVLTRLRLADYVDLFEARYLGFAELPEEIGRWWNLDQLQESYAAYLDAWRPALQRWRAAGDVDPEQAFTDYVCTLTDWRRLPYMDPGLPVELLPDDWKGTEAAELFFELRERLAGPARDYLDQVRD; the protein is encoded by the coding sequence GTGCACGAAGACTCGATAGCCTTGTCGGCCGCGGACCTCGACGACGCCCGCGACGCGCGCCCCGCTCAGCCGCGCTCGCTGATCGTGACGATCTACGGCAGCTATGCACGTGACGTGGGTGGGTGGCTTTCGGTGGCCACGCTCATCCGGTTGATGGCCGCGCTCGGAGTGGACGAGCCGGCGGTGCGTTCGTCCATATCGCGGCTGAAACGCCGGGGCGTGCTGGCGGCCGAGCGCCTCGACGGCGCGGCGGGTTATGCGCTGTCCGACGAAGGGCGGGCGATCCTCAGCGAGGGTGACCGGCGGATCTTCGGCCGCCGTACCGCACACGCCGACGACGGCTGGGTGCTGGCCGTCTTCAGTGTGCCGGAGAGTCAGCGTGCCCACCGGCACACGTTGCGATCCCGGCTGGCCTGGCTCGGATTCGGCACGGTGGCGCCCGGGGTGTGGATCGCGCCGGGCCACCTCGCCGATGAGGCCCGTGATGTGCTGACGCGGCTGCGGCTGGCCGATTACGTCGATCTGTTCGAGGCGCGCTACCTGGGCTTCGCGGAGCTGCCGGAGGAGATCGGCCGGTGGTGGAATCTCGACCAGCTGCAGGAGTCCTACGCCGCGTACCTCGATGCCTGGCGGCCCGCGCTGCAGCGCTGGAGAGCGGCCGGTGATGTCGATCCAGAGCAGGCGTTCACCGACTACGTCTGCACGTTGACCGACTGGCGGCGGTTGCCGTACATGGACCCGGGGCTGCCGGTCGAGCTGCTCCCGGACGACTGGAAGGGGACCGAGGCGGCCGAGCTCTTCTTCGAGCTGCGTGAGCGGCTGGCCGGTCCGGCGCGCGACTACCTCGACCAGGTCCGCGACTGA
- a CDS encoding alpha/beta hydrolase family protein — protein MSDPRSVLTRPAPPPDLTVSYGPLPDHVADVWLPDDAGPAPLCVVVHGGFWRSKFDRTHTGPQCAAFAAAGLATVSIEYRRTGDGGGWPATFDDVALALDTIASVVSAAAPGRVDTGRVAHVGHSAGGHLAVWAASRHQLPENSRWWRPSPDAAVRGVVSLAGVMDLASAATARLDDGATQTLLGGDPDTVPDRYDLCDPLRLTPPGVPVVLIHGTDDDHVPPEFSHRYAAVAGQTVDLVSLPEIEHFGVIDPMSTAWPVVQEHVSALLRAIDDR, from the coding sequence ATGTCTGATCCTCGAAGTGTCCTGACCCGCCCAGCGCCCCCGCCGGATCTCACCGTCAGCTACGGCCCGCTGCCCGATCACGTCGCGGACGTGTGGCTGCCCGACGACGCCGGGCCCGCACCGCTGTGTGTCGTCGTGCATGGTGGATTCTGGCGGTCCAAGTTCGACCGCACGCACACGGGTCCCCAGTGCGCCGCCTTCGCGGCGGCCGGGCTGGCGACCGTCTCGATCGAGTACCGCCGGACCGGTGACGGCGGCGGCTGGCCGGCGACGTTCGACGACGTCGCCCTCGCGCTGGACACCATCGCGTCCGTGGTCAGCGCCGCCGCGCCGGGGCGAGTGGATACCGGCCGGGTGGCCCACGTGGGCCATTCCGCGGGCGGTCACCTGGCGGTCTGGGCAGCCTCGCGGCACCAACTACCGGAGAATTCGCGCTGGTGGCGCCCGAGCCCCGATGCCGCCGTGCGCGGAGTCGTCTCGCTGGCCGGGGTCATGGACCTGGCGAGCGCCGCCACGGCGCGGCTCGACGACGGCGCAACTCAGACTTTGCTGGGCGGAGATCCAGATACCGTGCCGGACCGCTACGATCTGTGCGACCCCCTGAGGCTCACCCCGCCTGGGGTTCCCGTGGTCCTGATTCACGGCACCGACGACGACCACGTCCCGCCGGAGTTCAGCCACCGCTATGCCGCCGTCGCCGGTCAGACCGTCGACCTGGTGTCTTTGCCCGAGATCGAACATTTCGGCGTCATCGACCCCATGTCAACGGCGTGGCCGGTCGTCCAGGAGCACGTATCAGCTTTGTTGCGTGCTATTGACGACCGCTAG